Proteins encoded together in one Hevea brasiliensis isolate MT/VB/25A 57/8 chromosome 16, ASM3005281v1, whole genome shotgun sequence window:
- the LOC110637137 gene encoding AP-4 complex subunit mu codes for MISQFFVLSQRGDNIVFRDYRGEVPKGSAEIFFRKVKFWKEDGQEEAPPVFNVDGVNYFHVKVVGLLFVATTRVNVSPSLVLELLQRIARVIKDYLGILNEDSLRKNFVLVYELLDEVIDFGYVQTTSTELLKSYVFNEPIVVDAGRLQPLNPAAIFMQGTKRMPGTAVTKSVVANEPGGRKREEIFVDIIEKISVTFSSSGYILTSEIDGTIQMKSYLTGNPEIRLALNEDLSIGRGSGRSVYDYRSSYGSGAVILDDCNFHESVRLDSFDLDRTLTLVPPDGEFPVMNYRLTQEFKPPFRINTLIEEAGAVKAEVILKISAEFPSSITANTIAVQMPLPKYTTRATFELEPGAIGQTTDFKEANKRLEWGLKKIVGGSEHTLRAKLTFSQELHGNITKEAGPVSMTFTIPMYNASRLQVKYLQIAKKSNTYNPYRWVRYVTQANSYVARI; via the exons ATGATCTCTCAGTTCTTTGTGCTATCCCAGCGAGGCGATAATATTGTCTTTCGCGACT ATCGCGGTGAAGTACCAAAAGGAAGTGCAGAAATATTTTTCCGTAAAGTGAAGTTCTGGAAGGAGGATGGACAAGAAGAGGCGCCGCCTGTCTTT AATGTGGATGGGGTGAACTATTTTCACGTAAAGGTTGTTGGATTATTATTTGTTGCAACCACAAGAGTTAATGTGTCACCTTCTCTGGTCTTGGAACTCTTGCAAAGGATTGCTCGTGTTATCAAAGATTACCTTGGAATTCTCAATGAAGATTCCTTGCGGAAAAACTTTGTGCTCGTATATGAATTGCTTGATGAAGTGATA GATTTTGGCTATGTACAAACCACGTCCACGGAATTGTTGAAGTCCTATGTTTTTAATGAGCCAATTGTGGTTGATGCTGGCCGCTTGCAGCCTCTGAACCCTGCTGCTATTTTTATG CAAGGGACAAAAAGGATGCCGGGTACAGCTGTAACAAAATCTGTAGTGGCGAATGAGCCTGGAGGTAGGAAGAGGGAGGAAATATTTGTGGATATAATCGAGAAAATCAGTGTCACATTCAGCTCTAGT GGTTATATACTGACATCTGAAATTGATGGCACCATTCAAATGAAGAGTTATCTCACTGGAAATCCAGAAATTCGGTTAGCCCTTAATGAAGACTTGAGCATAGGAAGAGGCAGTGGAAGATCAGTCTACG ATTATAGGAGTTCATATGGGTCAGGAGCAGTGATACTTGATGATTGTAATTTTCATGAATCTGTACGTCTTGATAGTTTTGATCTGGATAGAACATTAACTCTG GTACCCCCAGATGGTGAATTTCCTGTCATGAATTATCGTTTAACCCAGGAATTCAAACCTCCTTTCCGCATTAATACTTTGATTGAGGAAGCAGGAGCCGTCAAG GCTGAGGTGATTCTTAAAATATCGGCCGAGTTCCCCTCAAGCATTACTGCAAACACAATTGCTGTACAGATGCCGTTGCCAAAATATACTACCAG AGCTACTTTTGAGTTGGAACCTGGAGCAATTGGGCAAACAACAGATTTTAAGGAAGCAAATAAGAGACTTGAATGGGGACTAAAGAAG ATTGTTGGTGGATCTGAACATACATTACGCGCAAAGCTGACATTTTCACAGGAGTTGCATG GGAATATCACGAAGGAGGCAGGACCCGTTAGCATGACATTCACAATACCAATGTACAATGCTTCTAGGCTTCAG GTGAAATACTTGCAGATAGCAAAGAAGTCTAATACCTATAACCCTTATCGATGGGTGAGATATGTCACACAGGCCAATTCTTATGTTGCTCGAATATGA